Proteins co-encoded in one Streptomyces sp. NBC_01283 genomic window:
- a CDS encoding carboxymuconolactone decarboxylase family protein, with amino-acid sequence MVMTNNENATQTTAQTAAQTLTPTPTPTPTPTPRLNFAKAAPKAFKAVIGLDAAARDGLDPALVELIQIRASLLNGCAYCLHMHTSDARKAGEDEARLHMVGVWREARNFFTEKEQAALDLTEAVTLVHRGGIPDDVYARAAAHFDETELGHVLALIFTINTWNRIALSTAKVAGEDER; translated from the coding sequence ATGGTCATGACGAACAACGAGAACGCCACGCAGACCACCGCCCAGACCGCCGCACAGACCCTCACCCCCACCCCCACCCCCACCCCCACCCCGACTCCCCGCCTCAACTTCGCCAAGGCCGCCCCCAAGGCCTTCAAGGCCGTGATCGGACTCGACGCCGCCGCCCGTGACGGCCTCGACCCGGCCCTGGTCGAGCTGATCCAGATCCGCGCCTCGCTGCTCAACGGCTGCGCGTACTGCCTCCACATGCACACCTCCGACGCGCGCAAGGCAGGCGAGGACGAGGCGCGGCTGCACATGGTCGGCGTATGGCGCGAGGCCAGGAACTTCTTCACGGAGAAGGAGCAGGCGGCCCTCGACCTGACCGAGGCCGTCACGCTCGTCCACCGGGGCGGCATCCCGGACGACGTCTACGCCCGTGCGGCGGCGCACTTCGACGAGACGGAGCTGGGCCACGTCCTGGCCCTGATCTTCACCATCAACACCTGGAACCGCATAGCCCTGAGCACCGCCAAGGTGGCGGGCGAGGACGAGCGCTAG
- a CDS encoding aminopeptidase P family protein, translating into MSEELNPENPEIESEEEPIKQRKNGLYPGVSDELAENMKAGWADTELHDLQPIAQTAHTAARRAALSARFPGERLVIPAGNLKTRSNDTEYAFRASVEYAYLTGNQTEDGVLVLEPTDFADGTSGHEATIYLLPRSDRENGEFWLDGQGELWVGRRHSLTEAETLYGIPASDVRELGAHLREATGSVRVVRGYDAGIEAALTDKVTAERDEELRVFLSEARLVKDEFEVGELQKACDATARGFEDVVRVLDKAEATSERYIEGTFFLRARVDGNDIGYGSICAAGPHATTLHWVRNDGAVRSGELLLLDAGVETHTYYTADVTRTLPINGRFNELQRKIYDAVYEAQEAGIAAVRPGAKYRDFHDAAQRVLAEKLVEWGLVEGPVERVLELGLQRRWTLHGTGHMLGMDVHDCAAARRETYADGVLEPGMCLTVEPGLYFQADDLTVPEEYRGIGVRIEDDILVTADGNKNLSASLPRRADDVETWMAELKG; encoded by the coding sequence GTGTCGGAGGAGCTCAATCCGGAGAACCCGGAGATCGAGTCCGAGGAAGAGCCGATCAAGCAGCGCAAGAACGGCCTGTACCCGGGAGTCTCCGACGAGCTCGCCGAGAACATGAAGGCCGGCTGGGCCGACACGGAGCTGCACGACCTGCAGCCGATCGCCCAGACCGCGCACACCGCCGCCCGCCGTGCCGCGCTCTCCGCGCGCTTCCCGGGCGAGCGCCTCGTGATCCCCGCGGGCAACCTCAAGACCCGCTCGAACGACACGGAGTACGCCTTCCGCGCCTCCGTCGAGTACGCGTACCTGACCGGCAACCAGACCGAGGACGGCGTCCTCGTCCTGGAGCCGACGGACTTCGCGGACGGCACGAGCGGCCACGAGGCCACCATCTACCTGCTGCCGCGCTCCGACCGCGAGAACGGCGAGTTCTGGCTGGACGGCCAGGGCGAGCTGTGGGTCGGCCGCAGGCACTCCCTCACCGAGGCCGAGACGCTGTACGGCATCCCCGCGTCCGACGTGCGCGAGCTCGGCGCACACCTGCGCGAGGCGACCGGTTCCGTCCGCGTCGTCCGCGGCTACGACGCCGGCATCGAGGCCGCGCTGACCGACAAGGTCACCGCCGAGCGCGACGAGGAGCTGCGCGTCTTCCTCTCCGAGGCCCGTCTGGTCAAGGACGAGTTTGAAGTCGGCGAGCTGCAGAAGGCGTGCGACGCGACGGCGCGGGGCTTCGAGGACGTCGTACGCGTCCTGGACAAGGCCGAGGCGACCAGCGAGCGCTACATCGAGGGCACCTTCTTCCTGCGCGCCCGCGTCGACGGCAACGACATCGGCTACGGCTCGATCTGCGCCGCGGGCCCGCACGCCACGACCCTGCACTGGGTGCGCAACGACGGCGCCGTGCGCTCCGGGGAGCTGCTGCTCCTCGACGCCGGTGTGGAGACGCACACGTACTACACCGCCGACGTGACGCGCACGCTGCCGATCAACGGCCGCTTCAACGAGCTGCAGCGGAAGATCTACGACGCCGTGTACGAGGCCCAGGAGGCCGGCATCGCGGCCGTGCGGCCCGGCGCCAAGTACCGCGACTTCCACGACGCCGCGCAGCGCGTGCTCGCCGAGAAGCTCGTGGAGTGGGGCCTCGTCGAGGGCCCGGTCGAGCGCGTCCTGGAGCTGGGCCTCCAGCGCCGCTGGACCCTGCACGGCACCGGTCACATGCTCGGCATGGACGTCCACGACTGCGCTGCCGCGCGCCGTGAGACGTACGCCGACGGTGTCCTGGAGCCCGGCATGTGCCTGACCGTCGAGCCCGGTCTGTACTTCCAGGCGGACGACCTGACGGTGCCGGAGGAGTACCGCGGCATCGGCGTGCGGATCGAGGACGACATTCTCGTGACGGCCGACGGCAACAAGAACCTGTCGGCTTCGCTGCCGCGGCGTGCCGATGACGTCGAGACGTGGATGGCCGAGCTCAAGGGCTGA
- a CDS encoding PP2C family protein-serine/threonine phosphatase, translating into MGVCDAIEQYAPAGKPSAMNAPHLPKVAGIDSTVPPPAHTVAPAPQAKGAPTLMIQDRLAGWISDLTTLQELTERLARTATLDEALHELLHAGAALVGARRGLLVLEPADGIGPDTAIGLGLTRADLGHIETVPRAVTAFGRLLDAPPTPPGAETEIVNADLLADGSLDPRHREVAARLGYAATYALPLSSEAAGRIGAAVWLYDEPAEPGERQRHLVGLYARQAAEHLARLIELNRARTTEATLREELLPSRLPRVSGVQLAARHRTCALGGGDWFDALPLPDAALGLAVGSVTGSGPSAVAAMGRLRASLRAYAVMEGEDPVAVLSDLELLLRLTEPARSATSLFAYCEPAQRKIILAGAGHSPPLVIGERRTEFVETSLSAPLGMLACWEAPSVEFKTEPGETVLLYTDGLLHRTGDPMDRAFARLHAAAAGVPKAVRDDPDALTDHILRTVLPDGLDTVDSDEDVVLLAARFE; encoded by the coding sequence ATGGGGGTTTGCGATGCTATTGAGCAATACGCACCGGCCGGAAAGCCGTCAGCCATGAACGCTCCGCACCTCCCGAAAGTGGCCGGAATCGATTCAACTGTTCCGCCACCAGCCCACACTGTCGCGCCCGCCCCACAGGCCAAGGGTGCACCGACCCTCATGATCCAGGACCGGCTCGCGGGCTGGATCTCCGATCTGACCACCCTGCAGGAGCTCACCGAGCGCCTGGCCCGCACGGCCACCCTCGACGAAGCCCTGCACGAACTGCTGCACGCCGGAGCCGCCCTCGTCGGCGCGCGCCGCGGCCTGCTCGTCCTCGAACCCGCCGACGGGATCGGCCCCGACACCGCCATCGGCCTGGGCCTCACCCGTGCCGACCTCGGCCACATCGAGACGGTCCCCCGCGCCGTCACCGCCTTCGGGCGGCTCCTTGACGCGCCGCCCACGCCCCCGGGCGCCGAGACCGAGATCGTCAACGCCGACCTGCTCGCCGACGGCAGCCTCGACCCCCGTCACCGCGAGGTGGCCGCCCGGCTCGGCTACGCCGCGACGTACGCACTGCCCCTGTCCAGCGAGGCGGCGGGCCGAATCGGCGCCGCCGTCTGGCTGTACGACGAGCCCGCGGAGCCCGGCGAGCGCCAGCGCCACCTCGTCGGCCTCTACGCGCGCCAGGCCGCCGAGCATCTGGCGCGGCTGATCGAACTGAACCGCGCCCGCACGACGGAGGCCACGCTGCGCGAGGAGCTGCTGCCCTCGCGCCTGCCGCGGGTCTCCGGGGTGCAGCTCGCCGCGCGGCACCGCACCTGCGCGCTCGGCGGCGGCGACTGGTTCGACGCGCTGCCGCTGCCCGACGCCGCGCTCGGCCTCGCGGTCGGGTCCGTCACCGGGTCCGGGCCGAGCGCCGTCGCCGCGATGGGGCGCCTGCGGGCCTCCTTGCGGGCGTACGCCGTCATGGAGGGCGAGGACCCCGTCGCCGTACTGTCCGATCTGGAGCTGCTGCTGCGGCTCACCGAACCGGCACGGTCGGCGACGTCTCTCTTCGCGTACTGCGAGCCGGCCCAGCGCAAGATCATCCTGGCCGGTGCCGGGCACAGCCCGCCGCTGGTGATCGGTGAGCGGCGCACGGAGTTCGTGGAGACCTCGCTGTCGGCGCCGCTGGGAATGCTCGCGTGCTGGGAGGCGCCCAGCGTGGAGTTCAAGACGGAGCCGGGAGAAACGGTGCTTCTCTATACGGACGGCCTGCTGCACCGCACCGGTGACCCGATGGACCGGGCCTTCGCGCGGCTGCACGCGGCGGCGGCCGGGGTGCCGAAGGCGGTGCGCGACGACCCGGACGCGCTCACCGATCACATCCTGCGGACGGTGCTGCCGGACGGGCTCGACACGGTCGACAGCGACGAGGACGTGGTGCTCCTTGCGGCCCGTTTCGAGTGA
- a CDS encoding bifunctional DNA primase/polymerase, translating to MREILGRRSRLLSRLTGRKSDRSPSLKGAALTFATAWKWPVVPGVGLDRRDGTRCACPDPDCTVPGAHPLDPGLLTATTDERMVSWWWTNRPDAPIVLATGVGAPCAVSLPVIAGERALAALDEMGIRLGPVVATPARVFLLVAPYSMEQLGELLYAKDYVPGSLRFHGEGGYIALPPSETGQGPVGWERAPLPGSAAPWVPDVEAVVDAVVDALTRTGVSAPEL from the coding sequence ATGCGCGAGATCCTCGGAAGGCGAAGCAGGCTCCTGTCCAGGCTCACCGGCAGGAAGTCTGACCGGAGTCCCAGCCTGAAGGGCGCGGCCCTGACCTTTGCGACGGCATGGAAGTGGCCCGTGGTGCCCGGCGTCGGCCTCGACCGGCGAGACGGCACCCGCTGCGCCTGCCCCGACCCCGACTGCACGGTGCCAGGAGCCCACCCCCTCGACCCCGGTCTGCTGACCGCGACGACCGACGAGCGCATGGTGAGCTGGTGGTGGACGAACCGCCCGGACGCTCCCATCGTGCTCGCGACCGGCGTCGGCGCCCCATGCGCCGTCAGCCTGCCCGTCATCGCGGGAGAGCGCGCGCTTGCCGCGCTCGACGAGATGGGCATCAGGCTCGGCCCGGTCGTGGCGACCCCCGCCCGCGTTTTTCTGCTCGTAGCGCCGTACTCCATGGAGCAGTTGGGCGAGCTGCTGTACGCCAAGGACTACGTACCGGGCTCACTGCGCTTCCACGGAGAGGGCGGATACATCGCGCTGCCGCCTTCGGAGACAGGACAGGGACCGGTGGGCTGGGAGCGGGCTCCGTTGCCCGGCTCGGCAGCCCCGTGGGTCCCCGATGTCGAGGCCGTGGTGGACGCGGTGGTCGACGCGCTCACTCGTACGGGTGTGAGCGCGCCCGAGTTGTAG
- a CDS encoding DUF5926 family protein: protein MAKKRPQTKGKQPQLTDGQVPVVGAREPCPCGSGRRYKACHGRAAAHAATELVHRPFEGLPGEGDWVALRELVPAATVELPLKDGLPDGVPSVSLATVLPMAWPALRRDDGSVLLGLQNDTASGDISRDLADTLQRALTAEPGSPVQARRAPADGPRLQDLLDPEGVFEPIVHAGFEFWVPDSENASTEVSASLERANAAAIPTVRLSGVDCAYWCETPDKNHLRWVMPHPEEQLLDALARLHAAGTSSLGDGTRLVGSFRAHGLTVPVWDLPTGMGAEDIEKPAAEFAERLATALSSDAPLTPEERRARGGLTNRQVTLS, encoded by the coding sequence ATGGCCAAGAAGCGCCCTCAGACCAAGGGCAAGCAGCCGCAGCTGACGGACGGACAGGTCCCTGTCGTCGGCGCCCGCGAACCCTGCCCCTGCGGTTCGGGCCGCCGTTACAAGGCCTGTCACGGCCGGGCCGCCGCGCACGCGGCGACCGAGCTGGTGCACCGCCCCTTCGAAGGCCTGCCCGGTGAGGGCGACTGGGTGGCCCTGCGCGAGCTCGTCCCGGCGGCGACCGTCGAACTGCCCCTCAAGGACGGGCTGCCGGACGGCGTGCCCTCCGTCTCCCTGGCGACCGTCCTGCCGATGGCCTGGCCCGCGCTGCGCCGCGACGACGGCTCGGTCCTGCTCGGCCTGCAGAACGACACCGCGTCCGGTGACATCAGCCGCGACCTCGCCGACACCCTCCAGCGCGCCCTGACCGCCGAGCCCGGCTCTCCGGTCCAGGCCCGCCGCGCCCCTGCCGACGGGCCGCGCCTGCAGGACCTCCTGGACCCCGAGGGCGTATTCGAGCCGATCGTGCACGCCGGCTTCGAGTTCTGGGTCCCGGACTCGGAGAACGCGTCCACGGAGGTCTCCGCGTCCCTGGAGCGGGCGAACGCCGCCGCCATCCCGACCGTGCGGCTCTCCGGCGTGGACTGCGCGTACTGGTGCGAGACCCCGGACAAGAACCACCTGCGCTGGGTCATGCCGCACCCCGAGGAGCAGCTCCTCGACGCACTCGCCCGGCTGCACGCGGCCGGTACGTCGAGCCTCGGCGACGGCACCCGTCTGGTCGGCTCCTTCCGGGCGCACGGTCTGACGGTCCCGGTGTGGGACCTGCCGACCGGAATGGGCGCCGAGGACATCGAGAAGCCCGCCGCGGAGTTCGCCGAGCGGCTCGCGACGGCGCTGAGCAGCGATGCCCCGCTCACGCCGGAGGAGCGGCGGGCGCGCGGCGGTCTCACCAACCGCCAGGTGACGCTGAGCTGA
- a CDS encoding ATP-binding protein, with protein sequence MRHRTRIGRFPVQSIGAFTPWRGAKEVSGVALVVAREVPASSSMAVPHGPAGVGEARHRMRDQLRGNGVPETVVDDAVLILSELLSNACRHGRPLGEGMVGDGDVRAAWRVDATGRLTVEVTDGGGPTRPVPATPSVTAHGGRGLNIITALAETWGVRDDTHGEVTVWVVVHAGQCHEDFATRVAAPSAAGIPDLAYADPFDDRD encoded by the coding sequence GTGCGTCACCGCACAAGGATTGGCCGGTTTCCGGTCCAGTCCATTGGGGCATTCACACCGTGGCGTGGGGCGAAGGAGGTCTCGGGGGTGGCGTTGGTGGTGGCACGGGAGGTGCCCGCGTCGTCGAGCATGGCCGTACCCCATGGCCCTGCGGGCGTGGGAGAAGCAAGGCACCGGATGCGCGATCAGTTGCGCGGGAACGGGGTGCCGGAAACGGTCGTCGACGATGCCGTACTGATCCTTTCGGAATTGCTCAGCAATGCCTGCCGGCACGGCAGGCCGCTGGGCGAAGGAATGGTCGGCGACGGTGATGTCCGGGCCGCCTGGCGCGTGGACGCGACAGGCAGGCTGACGGTCGAGGTGACGGACGGCGGTGGCCCGACCCGCCCCGTTCCGGCCACACCCTCGGTCACCGCGCACGGCGGGCGCGGGCTCAACATCATCACGGCCCTCGCCGAGACCTGGGGCGTGCGCGACGACACCCACGGCGAGGTCACGGTGTGGGTGGTCGTCCATGCCGGGCAGTGCCACGAGGACTTCGCTACGCGCGTCGCGGCCCCGTCGGCCGCCGGGATACCCGACCTCGCGTACGCCGACCCGTTCGACGACCGCGACTGA
- a CDS encoding glycerophosphodiester phosphodiesterase — protein sequence MTLARQQQIQVVAHRGASEDAPEHTLAAYKKAVEDGADALECDVRLTADGHLVCVHDRRVNRTSNGRGAVSALELSDLAALDFGSWKNNHGEADEGPDWEDTSVLTLERLLELVAESNASGRNVQLAIETKHPTRWAGQVEERLLLLLKRFGLDCPPADGPSPVRVMSFSARSLHRVRAASPTLPTVYLMQFVSPRHRDGRLPEGVRIAGPGMRIVRNHPAYVAKLKRAGHQVHVWTVNEPEDVELCAELGVDAIITNRPKQVLSQLGRR from the coding sequence GTGACCCTCGCACGACAGCAACAGATCCAGGTCGTCGCCCACCGCGGAGCTTCCGAAGACGCCCCCGAGCACACGCTGGCCGCGTACAAGAAAGCGGTCGAGGACGGTGCCGACGCTCTCGAATGCGACGTACGCCTCACTGCGGACGGGCACCTCGTCTGCGTCCACGACCGTCGCGTGAACCGGACGTCGAACGGCCGGGGCGCCGTGTCGGCCCTTGAGCTCTCCGACCTCGCGGCCCTCGACTTCGGATCCTGGAAGAACAATCACGGTGAGGCCGACGAAGGGCCCGACTGGGAGGACACCTCCGTCCTCACCCTGGAGCGGCTCCTGGAGCTGGTGGCCGAAAGCAATGCTTCGGGGCGCAACGTCCAGCTGGCCATCGAGACCAAGCACCCGACCCGCTGGGCGGGGCAGGTCGAGGAAAGGCTGCTCCTTCTACTGAAGCGCTTCGGTTTGGACTGTCCACCCGCCGATGGCCCCTCTCCCGTACGCGTCATGAGCTTCTCGGCGCGCTCCCTGCATCGGGTGCGGGCCGCGTCCCCCACCCTGCCGACGGTCTATCTGATGCAGTTCGTCTCGCCGCGCCACCGCGACGGCCGTCTGCCCGAGGGCGTCCGGATCGCCGGTCCGGGCATGCGGATCGTCCGCAATCACCCCGCGTACGTGGCCAAACTCAAACGCGCGGGACACCAGGTGCACGTGTGGACCGTGAACGAACCCGAGGACGTGGAGCTCTGCGCCGAACTCGGCGTCGACGCCATCATCACCAATCGCCCCAAGCAGGTGCTGTCCCAGTTGGGCCGTCGCTAA
- a CDS encoding S1C family serine protease: MSTENEGNEVPPAPSAPPVPVESPAASADRAAPSAAPDPAAPSAAPGQEPAAHQVPPHAGTTEGTPPHASGAGAWPPPPPPTVPSYAHGGGSGWGSSYAAQHPEGSKPAGRRGGLIAAVLVAALVAGGVGGGIGFWAADRNDNSTGSTTVSASNTPADLKRDPGTVADIAGTALPSVVTIEAQGGNGEGGTGTGFVYDKQGHILTNNHVVASAADGGKLAATFSDGKKYDAEVVGRAEGYDVAVIKLKNPPSNLKPLPLGNSDKVAVGDSTIAIGAPFGLSNTVTTGIVSAKDRPVTSSDGASSKSSYMSALQTDASINPGNSGGPLLDAGGAVIGINSAIKPAESGGGLGGGGGQSGSIGLGFAIPVNQAKYVAQQLIKNGQAVYPVIGASVALQENTGGATISREGASGSQAVTPNGPADKAGLKPGDVITKLDDMAIDSGPTLIGQIWTHKPGDTVEITYKRDGKEHKTDVVLGQRKGES, translated from the coding sequence GTGAGCACCGAGAACGAGGGCAACGAGGTACCCCCGGCCCCGTCAGCGCCTCCTGTGCCGGTGGAATCTCCCGCTGCTTCCGCCGACCGCGCGGCGCCGTCCGCCGCGCCCGATCCCGCGGCGCCGTCCGCCGCGCCCGGCCAGGAACCGGCGGCGCACCAGGTTCCCCCGCACGCCGGTACCACCGAGGGCACGCCCCCGCACGCCTCCGGTGCCGGCGCCTGGCCGCCTCCGCCGCCGCCCACCGTTCCCTCGTACGCCCACGGCGGAGGCTCCGGCTGGGGCTCGTCGTACGCGGCGCAGCACCCCGAGGGGTCCAAGCCCGCGGGCCGTCGCGGCGGCCTGATCGCCGCGGTGCTCGTGGCCGCGCTGGTCGCGGGCGGTGTCGGCGGCGGCATCGGCTTCTGGGCGGCCGACCGGAACGACAACAGCACGGGCTCGACCACCGTCTCCGCGTCGAACACCCCCGCCGACCTCAAGCGCGACCCCGGCACGGTCGCCGACATCGCGGGCACGGCGCTGCCCAGCGTCGTCACCATCGAGGCCCAGGGCGGCAACGGCGAGGGCGGCACGGGCACCGGCTTCGTCTACGACAAGCAGGGCCACATCCTTACGAACAACCACGTCGTGGCCTCCGCGGCCGACGGCGGGAAGCTCGCGGCGACGTTCTCGGACGGCAAGAAGTACGACGCCGAGGTGGTCGGCCGTGCCGAGGGCTATGACGTGGCGGTCATCAAGCTCAAGAACCCGCCGTCGAACCTGAAGCCCCTCCCCCTCGGCAACTCCGACAAGGTGGCCGTCGGCGACTCGACGATCGCCATCGGAGCCCCCTTCGGCCTCTCGAACACGGTCACCACCGGCATCGTCAGCGCCAAGGACCGCCCGGTGACCTCAAGCGACGGCGCGAGCAGCAAGAGCTCGTACATGAGCGCCCTGCAGACCGACGCCTCCATCAACCCCGGCAACTCCGGCGGTCCGCTGCTCGACGCGGGCGGCGCGGTCATCGGCATCAACTCCGCGATCAAGCCCGCGGAGAGCGGCGGCGGCCTCGGTGGCGGAGGGGGCCAGTCCGGCTCGATCGGCCTCGGCTTCGCGATCCCGGTCAACCAGGCCAAGTACGTCGCCCAGCAGCTGATCAAGAACGGCCAGGCCGTCTACCCCGTGATCGGTGCCTCGGTCGCCCTGCAGGAGAACACGGGCGGCGCCACGATCTCCCGGGAGGGCGCGAGCGGTTCGCAGGCGGTCACCCCGAACGGTCCCGCGGACAAGGCGGGCCTCAAGCCCGGCGACGTCATCACGAAGCTGGACGACATGGCGATCGACAGCGGCCCGACCCTGATCGGCCAGATCTGGACCCACAAGCCGGGCGACACCGTCGAGATCACGTACAAGCGCGACGGCAAGGAGCACAAGACCGACGTGGTCCTGGGCCAGCGCAAGGGCGAGAGCTGA
- a CDS encoding sensor domain-containing protein, translating into MNISARPYAAAAAAPSVPAAPSAERSAGAPGFWRAPFAGSTYREIGYTVASLPIAIVGFTFAVTMFSLGVGLFVTVLGLPVLAVALAGARGLGAAERGRARSQLGLDVAGPVAVETPREAGAWAGMRARLSDGAGWRALLFQVVTFPTRVVSFVLSVTFLVTGWVVALLPAYSWVFPRYLDWPGYRVFDYTSGGERHEFYLESPVQIAGASLLGLVIVFLTPKLVRALTNIDRAAVRSMLGK; encoded by the coding sequence ATGAACATCAGCGCCCGTCCGTACGCAGCCGCTGCTGCCGCTCCCTCCGTTCCTGCCGCTCCTTCCGCCGAGCGCTCCGCGGGGGCCCCGGGCTTCTGGCGGGCGCCGTTCGCCGGCTCCACGTACCGGGAGATCGGCTACACGGTGGCGTCGCTGCCCATCGCCATCGTGGGCTTCACCTTCGCCGTGACGATGTTCTCGCTCGGCGTGGGCCTGTTCGTCACCGTGCTCGGCCTTCCGGTCCTCGCGGTCGCGCTGGCCGGGGCGCGGGGGCTCGGGGCCGCCGAGAGGGGACGGGCCCGGTCGCAGCTGGGGCTCGACGTGGCCGGGCCCGTTGCCGTGGAGACGCCGCGGGAGGCGGGTGCGTGGGCGGGGATGCGGGCACGGCTCTCGGACGGCGCGGGCTGGCGGGCGCTGCTCTTCCAGGTCGTGACGTTCCCGACGCGGGTCGTGTCCTTCGTCCTCAGCGTGACGTTCCTGGTCACCGGCTGGGTGGTCGCGCTCCTCCCGGCGTACTCCTGGGTGTTCCCGCGCTACCTCGACTGGCCCGGCTACCGGGTGTTCGACTACACCTCCGGCGGCGAGCGCCACGAGTTCTACCTGGAGTCGCCGGTGCAGATCGCGGGGGCGTCCCTGCTCGGCCTCGTCATCGTCTTCCTCACCCCGAAGCTGGTCCGCGCCCTGACGAACATCGACCGTGCGGCGGTGCGGTCGATGCTCGGCAAGTGA
- a CDS encoding bifunctional DNA primase/polymerase, with amino-acid sequence MATIDRHATALALAHALSAAERGLAVIPLSRSKLPALRSPHHEQPEQTPCHGECGRLGHGVYDASTDPWRIRELFTAAPWATGYGIACGLAPHHLIGIDLDTKSGTDAPAALRELALRHLFTIPPTVVVATPSGGRHIWLAGPPDAVVPNSAGRLAPGIDIRGAGGYLVGPGSRTEHGVYSAVAGTAHLPPANCPPALLRLLTPPPRVHHPTLPQMPTPVQRGQGLVQFVLAAHEGQRNTRLFWAACRAYENGIGETLADELAAAALRVGLTEREARSTIASAARLTGHA; translated from the coding sequence ATGGCCACCATCGACCGCCATGCCACCGCACTCGCACTCGCCCACGCCTTGTCCGCCGCCGAACGCGGCCTCGCCGTCATCCCGCTCTCCCGCAGCAAGCTGCCTGCGCTCCGCTCCCCTCACCACGAGCAGCCCGAACAGACCCCCTGTCACGGCGAATGCGGCCGCCTCGGGCACGGCGTGTACGACGCGTCGACCGACCCGTGGCGCATCCGCGAGCTCTTCACCGCGGCCCCTTGGGCCACCGGCTACGGCATCGCGTGCGGGCTGGCCCCCCACCACCTGATCGGCATCGACCTCGACACCAAGTCCGGTACGGACGCTCCGGCGGCCCTGCGGGAACTGGCGCTGCGCCATCTGTTCACCATCCCGCCCACGGTCGTCGTGGCGACCCCGAGCGGCGGCCGCCACATCTGGCTCGCGGGCCCGCCCGACGCCGTCGTCCCCAACTCCGCGGGGCGCCTCGCCCCCGGCATCGACATCAGGGGCGCGGGCGGCTATCTCGTCGGCCCCGGCTCGCGCACCGAGCACGGCGTCTACAGCGCCGTGGCAGGCACCGCCCATCTCCCTCCGGCGAACTGCCCGCCCGCCCTTCTGCGCCTGTTGACGCCCCCGCCCCGCGTCCACCACCCCACGCTCCCGCAGATGCCGACCCCGGTCCAACGGGGCCAGGGCCTGGTGCAGTTCGTGCTCGCCGCACACGAGGGCCAGCGCAACACCCGGCTGTTCTGGGCCGCCTGCCGCGCCTACGAGAACGGCATCGGCGAGACCCTGGCCGATGAACTCGCCGCTGCCGCGCTCCGGGTCGGCCTCACGGAACGGGAGGCCCGCTCGACGATCGCGTCGGCGGCGCGGCTGACGGGCCACGCGTGA